Proteins encoded in a region of the Planococcus citri chromosome 1, ihPlaCitr1.1, whole genome shotgun sequence genome:
- the LOC135832190 gene encoding zinc finger matrin-type protein 2, translated as MYENTVEDHRRKWDRAEFERIAAERLAEDLEEDDKDRKTPAVRRELLKQRDYKVDLDSKLGKSIVITKNTPSSQSGGYYCNVCDCVVKDSINFLDHINGKKHQRNLGMSMRIERSSLDQVKKRFEVNKKKMEEKKKDYDLEQRVKELREEEEKLKEYRKEKKREKKRKMEEELKLDDDDDNIASIMGFSGFGGSKK; from the exons atgtacgaaAAC ACGGTAGAAGACCATCGTAGGAAATGGGACAGAGCAGAATTCGAACGTATAGCTGCCGAACGGCTTGCAGAAGATTTAGAAGAAGACGACAAAGATCGGAAAACTCCGGCCGTTCGTCGAGAGCTTTTAAAACAGAGAGATTACAAAGTAGATCTCGATTCCAAGTTGGGAAAAAGTATTGTCATTACCAAGAATACCCCATCTTCGCAATCGGGCGG gtaCTATTGTAATGTTTGTGATTGCGTGGTAAAAGATTCTATCAATTTCTTAGACCACATCAATGGGAAAAAAC ATCAGAGAAATTTGGGCATGTCAATGAGAATAGAACGTTCTTCGTTAGATCAGGTTAAAAAAAGATTCGaagtaaacaagaaaaaaatggaggaaaagaaaaaagattacGATTTAGAGCAAAGAGTCAAAGAGTTGCGTGAAGAA GAAGAGAAGCTGAAGGAATACAGGAAAGAGAAAAAACGCGAAAAGAAACGGAAAATGGAAGAGGAGTTGAAATTggatgacgacgacgataacATTGCATCTATAATGGGTTTTTCGGGTTTCGGAGGTTCTAAGAAATga